The following are from one region of the Bacteroidota bacterium genome:
- a CDS encoding DUF1501 domain-containing protein yields MCKLHPRTSRLGSLLSDGKAHAADHQTWSRRDFMLRMGLGGAAASFMIGNTSISAYANHSMFSSLRDIETDRILVLIQLTGGNDGLNTVVPISNDLYYQNRPSISISSNDTVKLNNDFGLHPALSGFEDVWGDGNLGIIHGVGYPDPTLSHFRSTDIWATGSGADDYLNTGWIGRTMGETHPNYALNPPDYPLVVQLGKSSSVLMQGPVGPMGMNIVSDSIFARLADGGSIYDEQDVPSSIYGQELAFARTISNDSYEYASIISDAMSGVSNSVDYPNNNELSDTISQVARMIKGGMKTHIYLVGLGGFDTHTNQETRHGQLMEKLGGAMRAFYDDLQSTGDADRVLMMTFSEFGRRIGENSSNGTDHGAAAPVIVMGNGVAGGFYGTESDLSNTTGGGNVVHTTDFRKVYSSVLRNWLELDVDTTSAVFGGNFGAFAFIDGTSGDDGDPDAGDGGVGDGGGGDGGDGGGGDGGGGDGGDGGGGDGGDGGGGDGGDGGGGDGGDGGGGDGGDNGEGSVGVGDENLVKFSLQQNYPNPFAGSTRIEFELPTTMRANVAVYDMTGRQVEVLAQGSMSAGKHTVTFNASGLASGMYICRLTTPLGTAVRRMTVVR; encoded by the coding sequence ATGTGTAAATTGCATCCCCGTACCTCTCGACTAGGAAGCTTGCTTTCTGATGGCAAGGCGCATGCAGCTGACCATCAGACCTGGAGCCGCCGCGATTTTATGCTCAGAATGGGCTTAGGCGGTGCTGCGGCAAGCTTCATGATAGGTAATACTTCTATTTCTGCATATGCGAATCACTCGATGTTCTCCTCCCTCCGCGACATCGAAACGGACCGCATACTTGTACTCATTCAGCTTACCGGTGGTAACGATGGCCTCAATACGGTGGTCCCCATTTCGAATGATCTTTACTACCAGAACCGTCCAAGTATTTCGATTTCTTCGAATGACACAGTCAAGCTAAACAACGACTTTGGTCTTCATCCCGCGCTTAGCGGCTTTGAAGACGTTTGGGGAGATGGGAATCTGGGTATCATTCATGGTGTTGGCTATCCCGATCCAACCCTGTCACATTTCCGGTCTACCGATATCTGGGCAACGGGTAGTGGTGCTGATGATTATCTGAATACAGGCTGGATTGGCCGTACGATGGGTGAAACGCATCCCAACTATGCACTCAATCCACCAGATTACCCGCTGGTTGTACAGCTTGGTAAATCATCTTCGGTGCTCATGCAAGGTCCCGTTGGGCCTATGGGTATGAACATTGTGAGCGATTCCATTTTTGCCCGCCTTGCAGATGGTGGTAGCATTTATGATGAGCAGGACGTGCCGAGCTCGATTTATGGACAGGAACTGGCTTTTGCCCGGACCATCAGTAACGACTCCTACGAGTATGCCAGCATCATCAGCGATGCAATGTCGGGTGTGTCGAATAGCGTTGATTATCCAAACAACAACGAGTTGTCGGATACCATTTCGCAGGTTGCCCGGATGATTAAAGGGGGGATGAAAACCCACATTTACCTGGTAGGCCTTGGCGGATTTGATACGCACACCAACCAGGAAACGCGCCACGGGCAGTTGATGGAAAAACTCGGCGGCGCAATGCGGGCATTTTACGATGATCTGCAGTCTACCGGTGACGCGGATCGCGTCTTGATGATGACCTTCTCAGAATTTGGCCGGCGTATCGGAGAAAATAGCTCCAACGGTACAGACCATGGCGCAGCAGCGCCCGTCATCGTGATGGGTAATGGTGTAGCTGGCGGATTCTACGGTACGGAGTCCGATCTCAGTAATACAACGGGCGGCGGTAACGTTGTGCACACAACAGACTTCCGCAAAGTGTATAGCTCCGTGCTGCGTAACTGGCTGGAGTTAGATGTAGATACAACATCAGCTGTCTTCGGCGGTAATTTTGGCGCGTTTGCGTTTATCGATGGTACCTCCGGCGATGATGGAGACCCGGATGCTGGCGATGGTGGTGTCGGCGACGGCGGCGGTGGAGATGGTGGTGACGGCGGTGGTGGAGATGGTGGCGGCGGAGATGGTGGTGACGGCGGCGGCGGAGATGGCGGTGACGGTGGCGGCGGAGATGGCGGTGACGGTGGCGGCGGAGATGGCGGTGACGGCGGCGGTGGAGATGGTGGTGACAATGGAGAAGGCTCTGTTGGTGTGGGAGACGAAAACCTCGTCAAGTTCTCGCTCCAGCAAAACTATCCAAATCCGTTTGCCGGCAGCACTCGAATTGAGTTTGAACTGCCAACAACGATGCGCGCCAATGTAGCCGTGTACGACATGACGGGCCGACAGGTTGAAGTGCTTGCCCAGGGCAGTATGTCTGCCGGCAAACACACGGTTACCTTCAATGCAAGTGGTCTGGCGAGTGGCATGTATATCTGTCGACTGACTACGCCACTCGGCACTGCGGTACGTCGCATGACGGTGGTACGCTAA
- a CDS encoding DUF1800 domain-containing protein: MGTTEQISRRGFLTKLAPRPEQERQPVATLKVKAGLEPYNPSNQKPWNAKRAAHLLRRTSIGATKAEIDQVLSLDPVTAANQVVDTAINTPRPAPPSWYPNGSNDGTYKKEVIFGWFEEMRNSGLREKMAFFWSNHFVAAAKAYNLSSYMFQYLDVLRKHALGNFKDFTHEIGITPAMLIYLDSIKNKDAGPNENYARELLELFTMGILNENGQENYTQNDIAELARCFTGLRINESTLSHYVDDKRYDFGTKTIFGQTGQFGYDEAIDIIFEERTSAIAHHVCGELYRFFVHAVEDADIVGEMASILLANNFELAPVLRTLFASEHFFEAAFMGARYKSPVELLNGFVAEAGLTLDETGEIEMHENAERLGQKLFDPPNVAGWPGYQSWLSTGTLPLRWNYVSEMINGSGDYPSANLIPLAKQMSNPNDPYALSRELADFFLPQTLSEADYADLTEVLLDGMPDYEWNIEEQVANARLRGYMTYLTQLPEFQLI, encoded by the coding sequence ATGGGTACTACAGAACAGATAAGTCGGCGGGGATTCTTGACTAAACTTGCACCCCGCCCCGAACAAGAGCGCCAACCTGTTGCCACCCTGAAGGTGAAGGCCGGCCTCGAACCTTACAACCCTTCCAATCAGAAACCCTGGAATGCAAAGAGAGCCGCACACCTGTTGCGTCGCACTTCCATTGGGGCAACCAAAGCAGAAATAGACCAGGTGCTCTCGCTTGATCCCGTTACTGCTGCAAACCAGGTAGTAGATACGGCCATCAATACGCCCCGTCCGGCACCACCGTCGTGGTATCCTAACGGGTCAAACGATGGGACGTACAAAAAAGAAGTGATCTTCGGCTGGTTTGAAGAAATGCGCAATTCAGGCCTGCGCGAAAAAATGGCCTTTTTCTGGAGCAATCACTTTGTGGCAGCAGCAAAAGCCTATAACCTGTCCTCTTACATGTTCCAGTATCTAGACGTACTGCGTAAGCACGCGCTGGGTAATTTTAAAGACTTCACGCATGAAATCGGGATTACCCCTGCCATGCTCATCTACCTTGATTCGATCAAGAACAAAGATGCAGGCCCGAATGAAAACTATGCCCGCGAGTTGCTCGAACTCTTTACAATGGGCATCCTGAACGAGAACGGCCAGGAAAACTACACCCAAAACGATATAGCTGAACTGGCGCGCTGCTTTACCGGATTGCGCATCAACGAGTCTACGCTCAGCCATTATGTAGACGACAAACGATACGATTTTGGTACAAAAACCATTTTTGGCCAAACCGGACAATTTGGGTACGATGAGGCCATCGACATTATCTTTGAAGAACGCACCTCTGCGATTGCACACCATGTTTGCGGTGAACTTTATCGCTTCTTTGTGCATGCTGTAGAAGATGCGGATATCGTCGGTGAGATGGCTTCAATTTTACTGGCCAACAATTTTGAATTGGCACCCGTGCTCCGCACCCTCTTTGCCAGTGAGCATTTCTTTGAAGCAGCGTTTATGGGCGCGCGGTACAAAAGTCCGGTGGAATTGCTCAACGGATTTGTGGCAGAAGCCGGCCTGACGCTCGATGAGACAGGCGAAATAGAAATGCACGAAAACGCGGAGCGCCTTGGGCAGAAATTGTTCGATCCGCCGAACGTGGCCGGATGGCCGGGTTATCAATCCTGGTTGTCCACGGGTACGCTTCCCCTCCGCTGGAACTACGTCAGCGAAATGATCAATGGCTCCGGTGACTATCCGTCAGCCAATCTCATTCCGCTCGCCAAGCAGATGTCAAACCCCAACGACCCCTACGCGCTATCCAGGGAGTTGGCCGACTTCTTTTTGCCGCAGACGCTCAGTGAAGCTGACTATGCCGACCTGACGGAAGTGCTACTCGACGGTATGCCAGACTATGAATGGAATATCGAAGAGCAGGTCGCGAATGCCCGTCTACGTGGTTACATGACCTATCTGACGCAGCTTCCCGAGTTCCAACTAATCTGA
- a CDS encoding histidine kinase, producing MEAAISLPVVPWNWPKWRKWTLYFALWSIPALTALSYYHLNLIVTAQPVSWLYGIVSTLPWWYAWAIFTPLIIKLAQRFPVNEESWKVLIPTVYIPAMLAFLGIHALLNLVLFRVTGLHETMNLTLYEVHFTSRMHVNALAFWTVLGFYNAFDYYMRFLKQERQASQLELQLAQANLRALKMQLNPHFLFNTLHSVAALVRKNENGTAVKMLGRLGDFLRLALENQGTQQIKLEEELDFLDRYLEIEKIRFQDRLVVQKDVDPEALGLYVPNLILQPLVENAIHHGIAPHSDGGQIIIRATITHDQLVLDVQDDGPGIEKIETARKGVGLSNSIERMQRLYGDNQQVTLHNVPDGGLLVQLTIPVQHTID from the coding sequence TGCGCTTACAGCCCTTAGTTACTATCACCTGAACCTGATTGTAACGGCGCAGCCTGTCTCCTGGCTATACGGAATTGTAAGCACGCTACCTTGGTGGTACGCATGGGCGATTTTTACGCCGCTCATTATCAAGTTGGCGCAACGGTTTCCCGTAAACGAAGAATCGTGGAAAGTGTTGATTCCGACAGTATACATTCCGGCAATGTTGGCTTTTCTTGGGATACACGCACTCCTTAACCTGGTACTGTTTCGTGTTACAGGATTGCATGAAACCATGAACCTCACCTTGTACGAAGTACATTTTACCTCACGAATGCACGTAAACGCTCTCGCATTCTGGACCGTGCTCGGGTTTTACAACGCGTTCGATTACTACATGCGGTTTCTAAAGCAGGAGCGGCAGGCTTCGCAACTTGAATTGCAACTGGCCCAGGCAAATTTGCGGGCCCTTAAGATGCAGCTCAATCCACATTTTCTTTTTAACACCCTGCATTCGGTAGCAGCGCTGGTGCGTAAAAATGAAAATGGTACGGCAGTCAAAATGCTGGGCCGGCTAGGTGATTTTTTGCGGCTTGCATTGGAAAATCAAGGGACCCAGCAAATCAAACTCGAAGAAGAACTGGATTTCCTCGACCGCTATCTGGAGATCGAGAAAATCAGGTTTCAGGATCGTCTGGTGGTACAAAAAGATGTTGACCCAGAGGCCCTTGGGCTTTATGTCCCCAACTTGATCCTGCAACCCCTTGTAGAGAACGCCATTCACCATGGCATCGCACCGCATAGCGATGGTGGGCAGATTATCATTCGTGCAACCATCACGCACGATCAATTGGTGCTCGACGTTCAGGACGATGGGCCAGGCATCGAAAAAATCGAGACGGCCCGAAAAGGGGTTGGATTATCCAACTCTATCGAACGAATGCAGCGATTGTACGGCGATAATCAGCAGGTAACCCTGCATAACGTTCCAGATGGGGGATTGCTGGTTCAGCTTACCATTCCCGTGCAGCATACGATAGACTGA
- a CDS encoding LytTR family DNA-binding domain-containing protein has product MSEIRAVIVDDEGLARDTLQLLLDNHEDIKVVAVCENGQEAVEAIANTKPDLVFLDIQMPVMNGFEVVETIGPANMPVVVFVTAYDQYALRAFEAQALDYLLKPFDDERFEQALERVRVMIKQQQVGELGARLAALVAGNETPASPSVEADTSYLQRIMIKNRQSMYFLRVEDVDWIEAAGDYVSIHIDGKSHLLRETMSGMLEKLDPAQFVRIHRSSIVRIDSISELKPYFHGDYIILLKNGKELKLSRRYWESVEKVLKS; this is encoded by the coding sequence ATGTCTGAAATTCGCGCGGTGATTGTAGACGATGAGGGCCTTGCCCGAGATACGCTGCAGCTCTTGCTCGACAATCACGAGGATATAAAAGTGGTTGCTGTCTGCGAGAATGGGCAAGAAGCAGTTGAGGCAATAGCCAATACAAAACCTGATCTGGTATTTCTTGATATCCAGATGCCGGTGATGAATGGGTTTGAAGTTGTTGAGACGATTGGGCCGGCAAACATGCCTGTTGTGGTTTTTGTAACCGCTTATGACCAATACGCCCTGCGGGCCTTTGAAGCGCAGGCCCTCGATTATCTCCTCAAACCATTCGACGATGAACGCTTCGAGCAAGCCCTCGAACGGGTACGGGTGATGATCAAGCAGCAACAGGTGGGCGAACTTGGGGCGCGACTGGCTGCGCTTGTAGCCGGCAATGAAACGCCAGCCAGCCCAAGTGTTGAAGCCGATACATCATACCTGCAACGCATCATGATCAAGAACCGGCAGTCGATGTATTTTCTCCGTGTTGAGGATGTCGACTGGATTGAGGCGGCCGGCGACTATGTATCGATTCACATTGACGGCAAGTCACACCTGTTGCGCGAAACGATGAGTGGTATGCTGGAGAAGCTGGACCCCGCTCAATTTGTACGCATTCACCGGTCGAGTATTGTGCGTATTGATAGCATCAGTGAGCTCAAACCTTATTTCCATGGTGATTATATCATCCTGCTGAAGAATGGTAAAGAGCTTAAACTCAGCCGGCGGTATTGGGAAAGCGTCGAAAAGGTGCTAAAAAGTTAG